One Methanobacterium sp. genomic region harbors:
- a CDS encoding cation:proton antiporter — translation MEFQHVIFSIAIILLLGLLASKLFKKIKLPGLLGMLVLGIIIGPYVLNLIDPAILNISGDLRAIALIIILLRAGFGIHMETLRKVGSSAVKMSFIPDVIEGLTVMFAAHYLLGLPFIEAGMLGFVIAAVSPAVIVPQMLSFIKRRMGTKKGIPLIILTGASVDDVVSITIFSIFLGLYGGQQVNYLLAVASIPIQFALGILFGLIVAVLLVYLFKHFNIHNTEKTLIILASAILLKNLGDALSSIIPVAALVGVMVIGFVILERMPELGAQISDKFDKIWIFAEILLFVLVGAQVNIYLAASFALVGIIIITIGLMARSAGVYLSLIGSNLNMQEKIFCIIAYIPKATVQAAIGGIPLAMGVASGQLILAIAVIAIIFTAPLGAFGVSLYGEKVLKPEN, via the coding sequence ATGGAATTTCAGCATGTTATCTTCAGCATAGCCATTATTTTATTACTTGGTTTATTAGCAAGTAAATTATTTAAGAAGATTAAATTGCCAGGATTATTAGGAATGTTAGTTTTAGGTATTATAATTGGGCCTTACGTATTAAATTTAATTGATCCTGCAATTTTGAATATATCTGGAGATTTAAGGGCAATTGCACTTATCATAATCTTATTGAGGGCAGGTTTTGGAATCCATATGGAAACTTTGCGAAAAGTTGGAAGTTCTGCAGTTAAAATGAGCTTCATTCCAGACGTAATAGAAGGACTTACAGTAATGTTTGCTGCTCATTATCTTCTGGGATTACCATTTATTGAAGCAGGAATGTTAGGTTTTGTTATTGCAGCAGTATCTCCAGCTGTTATTGTGCCTCAAATGTTATCATTTATAAAAAGAAGAATGGGAACCAAAAAGGGAATACCACTCATTATACTAACTGGAGCTTCCGTGGATGATGTAGTTTCTATAACAATATTTTCAATATTTTTGGGATTATATGGAGGCCAGCAGGTAAATTATTTACTTGCTGTAGCCAGTATTCCAATACAGTTTGCATTAGGAATCTTGTTTGGACTAATTGTCGCAGTACTTTTAGTGTACTTATTCAAACACTTTAATATACACAATACAGAAAAAACACTTATAATTCTAGCATCTGCAATCCTATTAAAGAACCTTGGTGATGCATTAAGTAGTATCATTCCAGTAGCAGCATTAGTTGGTGTAATGGTTATAGGATTTGTGATATTAGAGAGAATGCCGGAACTTGGAGCTCAAATTTCAGACAAATTTGATAAGATCTGGATATTTGCGGAAATATTGCTCTTTGTCCTTGTAGGTGCTCAGGTAAACATATACCTTGCAGCTTCATTTGCACTCGTAGGCATAATCATAATCACAATAGGCTTAATGGCAAGAAGTGCAGGCGTATATTTATCATTAATTGGTTCAAACCTTAATATGCAGGAAAAAATCTTTTGTATAATAGCTTATATACCTAAAGCCACTGTACAGGCAGCTATAGGTGGTATTCCTCTTGCTATGGGGGTAGCTTCTGGACAGTTAATTTTAGCTATAGCTGTAATTGCAATAATATTTACGGCACCTTTAGGGGCATTTGGAGTTAGCTTATACGGTGAAAAAGTACTTAAACCTGAAAATTAG
- a CDS encoding DUF434 domain-containing protein has protein sequence MQIEKNKLKKAAFDLRFLLNRGYRKKGALQFVANKYVLNKDERNYLARSIFSDLISKKRQKKIIDISKIKDELLLIDGYNVLITVESLYNEDYDSIILCDDMIIRDLNAVFGKYKFNNASEMALNKILDLISSYAPSYTCFFFDSPVSFSGKLAGLTKKIMEEHNIQGNVCLSKTVDTEIIKLSKLKNAIVATGDSVIIDKVDQVVDIPRYILENF, from the coding sequence ATGCAGATTGAAAAAAATAAGCTTAAGAAAGCAGCATTTGATCTGAGATTTCTTCTTAACCGAGGTTATAGAAAGAAAGGTGCTCTACAATTTGTTGCAAATAAATATGTGTTAAATAAAGATGAGAGAAATTACCTTGCGAGGTCTATTTTTTCGGATTTAATATCGAAGAAGCGGCAGAAAAAAATCATTGATATCTCTAAAATAAAGGACGAGCTTCTTTTAATAGACGGCTACAACGTTCTTATTACAGTTGAAAGCCTGTACAATGAAGATTATGATTCCATCATTTTATGTGATGATATGATTATAAGGGATTTAAACGCTGTTTTTGGAAAATATAAATTTAATAATGCCTCAGAGATGGCACTTAACAAAATTTTAGATTTAATAAGTTCATATGCTCCATCATACACCTGTTTTTTCTTTGATAGTCCTGTAAGTTTCAGCGGTAAGCTCGCGGGTCTTACAAAAAAAATTATGGAAGAACATAACATTCAGGGAAATGTTTGTCTATCTAAAACTGTTGATACTGAAATTATAAAGCTATCAAAGCTTAAAAATGCAATAGTTGCAACAGGTGACAGTGTGATAATAGATAAAGTAGACCAGGTTGTGGATATACCCCGCTATATTTTAGAGAATTTCTAA
- a CDS encoding TIGR00153 family protein, whose amino-acid sequence MKRFFGKETEVEKLSKLHVELVYQCVYKLVDVMEHYYEHDFDPMDDDVNEISRIEKEADEIRRKMEIEFFKGAFLPFDREDRINLAEQVDSVADAVESTAYSISLGKITFPESFKEDFIELVKASCDAVALLRDCIEMLDVDLGAALSKTHDIEKKEDEGDIVERRIISRLYESYRSEEISILKFMELKNIAEKIGNIADRAEDASDRVPIIVAKRKG is encoded by the coding sequence ATGAAAAGATTTTTTGGCAAAGAAACTGAAGTTGAGAAACTTTCAAAATTACATGTTGAACTGGTTTATCAATGCGTTTATAAGCTTGTAGATGTTATGGAACATTATTATGAACATGATTTTGATCCTATGGACGACGATGTTAATGAAATAAGCCGGATTGAAAAGGAAGCAGATGAAATCAGGAGAAAAATGGAAATTGAATTTTTCAAAGGAGCATTTCTACCATTTGATAGAGAAGACAGAATAAATCTTGCAGAACAAGTGGATTCTGTTGCTGATGCCGTTGAATCAACGGCATATTCCATATCTCTAGGGAAAATAACCTTTCCTGAATCATTTAAAGAAGATTTCATAGAACTTGTTAAAGCATCGTGTGATGCAGTTGCATTACTTAGAGATTGTATAGAAATGCTTGATGTTGATTTAGGTGCTGCTCTTTCTAAAACACATGATATAGAAAAAAAAGAAGATGAAGGAGATATTGTAGAAAGAAGGATAATCAGCAGACTTTATGAATCCTATAGATCTGAAGAAATTAGCATTTTAAAGTTTATGGAACTTAAAAATATCGCAGAAAAAATAGGTAATATCGCAGACCGTGCAGAAGATGCATCTGACAGGGTGCCTATAATAGTAGCAAAAAGAAAAGGCTGA
- a CDS encoding DUF357 domain-containing protein, which produces MYDEKHTIQRIEKDIELFTKNIKEIESIKIDDNENEIIERAISYFEDTKYYLEKQDYITSFGCATYAHGLLDAIRLLHDLI; this is translated from the coding sequence ATGTACGATGAAAAACACACCATCCAGCGTATTGAAAAAGATATTGAATTATTTACAAAAAATATAAAAGAAATAGAATCCATAAAAATAGATGATAATGAAAATGAGATAATTGAAAGAGCCATAAGCTACTTTGAAGATACAAAATATTATCTGGAAAAACAGGATTACATAACTTCCTTTGGATGCGCAACATATGCACACGGATTACTGGATGCAATTCGACTTCTTCATGATTTAATCTGA
- the pgsA gene encoding archaetidylinositol phosphate synthase — MLNRLRPQLKLFIDPIAKRIKINPNILTIIGLLISLLSAYMFARGDLLMGGIFILVSGLADVIDGAVARNHAAETPFGGILDSTADRFADAFILIGIIYGGSVNWLIGILALHASLSVSYVRARIEVEGISGSVGIAERAERLVILVAGAFLSVIIGSNYFMALAVILIMVLGYFTVLQRVYHAWKQLKKDK; from the coding sequence ATGCTTAATAGATTACGACCACAGCTTAAATTATTCATAGACCCCATTGCAAAACGGATCAAAATAAATCCAAATATCCTCACTATAATTGGACTTTTAATAAGTCTTTTATCTGCATATATGTTTGCACGTGGCGATTTACTGATGGGTGGAATTTTTATACTTGTAAGCGGCCTGGCCGATGTAATTGACGGGGCAGTTGCAAGGAACCATGCTGCTGAAACACCTTTTGGAGGTATCCTTGATTCAACTGCTGACAGGTTTGCAGATGCATTTATTTTGATTGGTATAATATACGGAGGTTCTGTAAACTGGCTCATTGGAATTTTAGCGCTGCATGCGTCTTTAAGTGTGAGTTATGTAAGGGCCAGGATAGAGGTAGAAGGAATCAGCGGCAGTGTTGGTATAGCCGAAAGGGCAGAACGCCTTGTTATTCTGGTGGCCGGCGCATTTTTAAGTGTGATAATAGGTTCAAACTATTTCATGGCACTTGCTGTAATTTTAATAATGGTACTTGGATATTTCACCGTTTTACAAAGAGTATACCATGCATGGAAACAGTTAAAGAAGGATAAATAG
- a CDS encoding L-threonylcarbamoyladenylate synthase: protein MKILKINADNPEKEKIKEAVSVLKRGGTIVYPTDTVYGIGANIFDAEATQKVYQIKKRSYSKPISACVSKIQDIHKIAHMDKNTEKMVQKILPGPFTVILKKKENVPSILTSGRAKIGIRIPDSKVCMELSSQFPITTTSANISGEKIPESLDGILKQLDDNIDLILDAGLCKHGIHSTVIDMTASPKIVRKGAIVPDFDC, encoded by the coding sequence ATGAAAATACTCAAAATTAATGCAGATAATCCAGAAAAAGAGAAAATTAAAGAGGCAGTTAGTGTTTTAAAAAGAGGAGGCACTATAGTTTACCCAACAGATACAGTTTACGGCATTGGGGCAAATATATTTGACGCAGAAGCCACCCAAAAAGTATATCAAATTAAGAAAAGGTCATATTCAAAACCAATATCTGCATGTGTTTCTAAAATTCAAGATATACATAAAATAGCACATATGGATAAAAATACTGAAAAAATGGTTCAAAAAATCCTTCCAGGCCCATTTACAGTGATTTTAAAGAAAAAAGAGAATGTACCTTCCATACTTACTTCAGGTAGAGCAAAAATTGGGATAAGAATTCCCGACAGTAAAGTTTGTATGGAACTTTCAAGCCAATTTCCAATAACAACGACGAGTGCTAATATTTCCGGTGAAAAGATTCCAGAATCATTAGATGGTATTTTAAAGCAGCTTGATGATAACATCGATTTAATTCTTGATGCAGGATTATGCAAACATGGAATTCATTCCACTGTAATTGACATGACTGCCTCACCTAAAATTGTGAGAAAAGGTGCAATTGTACCTGATTTTGATTGTTAG
- a CDS encoding radical SAM protein — protein MNSVEVLLINPMDKGHVTNGLGLRVPPLNLMYLAAALEKGSMSVKIFDDDLYQVGSLKMASLASKIDPLVVGVTATTATIKNALKYVKAIKELLPNTLTVIGGSHPTFTPEGTLEAEDALDVVVVGEGEETLTETAEEYRKNELKNFANVKGIVYRDNGKINSTPPRPLIKNLDDLPFPARHLIPFKEYKTSQSQAGGMITSRGCVFNCNYCSSSLIMGKKFRSRSPENVVDELEELVYKYGVNDIAFLDDIFMLNKRRAQAVADEIKNRGLDISFVTSSRVDTVNQELLESLKSAGMSTLYCGIESGSQRVLDLMGKGITLKQAEDAIKAAKNVDINVLGSFMLGYPGETAQEMDQTIDFSIKLDPDYSQFSILTPFPGTPIYYELKQKGLLDTEDWSKYTVLDSVVNYEKLGLTKKLVERKLNKAYLKFYTRPKYLFKHRGMFKVLIGTLFKSYVIPKLNGGTPEGWYNSLQEEYS, from the coding sequence ATGAATAGTGTCGAAGTTTTACTTATAAATCCCATGGATAAAGGCCACGTAACTAATGGATTGGGTCTTAGAGTTCCTCCTTTGAACCTCATGTATCTGGCGGCAGCACTTGAAAAAGGTTCAATGTCTGTTAAGATATTTGATGATGACCTTTATCAAGTGGGATCCTTGAAAATGGCAAGTTTAGCCTCAAAAATTGATCCATTGGTTGTGGGGGTTACTGCTACCACAGCTACGATAAAAAATGCTTTAAAATATGTTAAAGCCATTAAAGAACTTCTTCCTAACACTTTAACTGTAATAGGTGGCTCTCACCCTACTTTTACGCCTGAAGGAACTTTAGAAGCCGAAGATGCATTGGATGTTGTTGTTGTAGGTGAAGGTGAAGAAACACTAACTGAAACTGCTGAAGAGTACAGGAAGAACGAACTTAAGAACTTTGCAAACGTTAAAGGAATAGTTTACCGGGATAATGGTAAAATTAATTCAACACCTCCAAGACCTTTAATAAAGAATTTAGATGACTTGCCGTTCCCAGCAAGGCATCTTATACCTTTTAAAGAGTATAAAACGTCTCAAAGTCAAGCTGGGGGGATGATAACAAGTCGAGGATGTGTTTTTAATTGTAACTACTGTTCTTCATCACTTATCATGGGTAAAAAATTCAGGAGCCGCAGCCCTGAAAATGTTGTGGATGAACTGGAAGAGCTCGTTTATAAATATGGTGTAAATGACATAGCGTTTTTAGATGATATATTCATGTTAAATAAGCGAAGGGCCCAGGCAGTAGCTGATGAGATCAAAAATAGGGGCCTTGATATAAGCTTTGTAACTTCTTCAAGGGTAGATACTGTGAATCAGGAGCTTTTAGAGTCTTTAAAAAGTGCAGGTATGAGTACATTGTACTGTGGAATTGAATCAGGTTCTCAGCGTGTTTTAGATCTTATGGGGAAAGGCATCACGCTGAAGCAAGCTGAAGATGCTATTAAAGCAGCTAAAAATGTTGATATTAATGTTTTAGGGTCATTTATGTTGGGTTATCCGGGTGAAACAGCTCAAGAGATGGACCAGACTATTGATTTTTCAATAAAGCTTGATCCTGATTACAGTCAATTTTCAATACTCACTCCATTTCCAGGAACTCCTATATATTATGAATTAAAACAAAAAGGACTCCTTGATACGGAAGATTGGAGCAAATATACTGTTCTGGATTCTGTTGTAAATTATGAAAAATTAGGGCTGACTAAAAAGTTAGTTGAAAGAAAACTGAACAAAGCATATCTCAAATTTTATACAAGGCCAAAATACCTGTTTAAACACAGGGGCATGTTCAAAGTTTTGATTGGAACTCTATTTAAAAGTTATGTAATACCCAAACTGAATGGGGGAACACCTGAGGGCTGGTATAATTCTCTTCAAGAGGAATATTCATAA
- a CDS encoding radical SAM protein produces MNPSEENELNVGDMIGTFKRITDNPLAKYLLQRTLTYCEKDEAIRLESALKLYLEKEENACYKCKLMSKLIGYIVKKGATGFGTSEKELKEAMESEYWIRGLTSVLKGIALFGVKRPFVPGAPFQIVWNITKACNMQCVHCYESAGKRGKNELPSKDVINGLDRMAKSGVTSIAFSGGEPTIHHHILDFIKHTENNGMCAAMATNGYTLADKGKSQKFIDAGLEFIQISLDGTSSKTHDSFRRVNGAWERAVSAVENFVDAGIFVEVATTVTEYNIDEIPEMIDFVRDLDVNWFMLYNFIPTGNGTEIVDMDLSPKDRSELLEAAYVENKKGEMQILSTAPQYAPVAESMVSKDSAMIPTHFYNPEYTNPALMQLAEFIGGCGAGRFYMSIEPNGDIYPCVFFPHKEEVKLGNLMDNNFEDIWMNNNVLHQLRDKEILEGQCGECNSRHICGGCRARAYNYFDDILAPDPGCINNQKEWKTLKDRISIETHESHHENLILKMETKKHE; encoded by the coding sequence ATGAACCCATCTGAAGAAAATGAATTAAATGTCGGGGATATGATTGGGACCTTTAAAAGGATTACCGATAATCCACTAGCCAAATATTTACTCCAGAGAACTTTAACTTACTGTGAAAAAGATGAAGCCATAAGATTGGAAAGCGCTTTAAAGCTTTATTTAGAAAAAGAAGAAAATGCTTGCTATAAATGTAAGTTGATGTCTAAACTTATAGGTTATATTGTTAAAAAGGGTGCTACTGGTTTTGGTACTTCTGAAAAGGAACTTAAAGAAGCTATGGAAAGTGAATACTGGATAAGGGGACTTACCAGTGTACTTAAAGGAATTGCTTTATTCGGCGTTAAAAGACCTTTTGTTCCAGGAGCACCATTTCAAATAGTTTGGAATATTACAAAAGCGTGTAATATGCAGTGTGTGCACTGTTATGAAAGTGCGGGTAAGCGGGGTAAAAATGAGCTCCCTTCTAAAGATGTTATTAATGGTTTAGACCGCATGGCAAAATCGGGAGTGACTTCTATTGCTTTTTCTGGCGGCGAACCAACAATTCATCATCATATTCTTGATTTTATAAAGCACACTGAAAATAATGGAATGTGTGCAGCTATGGCTACCAATGGTTATACTCTAGCCGATAAAGGGAAATCACAGAAATTTATTGATGCAGGACTGGAATTTATCCAGATAAGTCTGGATGGAACAAGTTCAAAGACTCATGATTCATTTAGAAGAGTTAATGGTGCATGGGAAAGGGCAGTTTCAGCTGTGGAGAATTTTGTGGATGCAGGCATCTTTGTTGAGGTGGCGACAACTGTAACTGAATATAATATTGATGAAATTCCTGAAATGATCGATTTTGTAAGGGATTTGGATGTAAACTGGTTTATGCTGTACAATTTTATACCCACTGGAAATGGAACTGAAATTGTAGATATGGACCTCTCTCCAAAGGATAGATCTGAACTTCTTGAGGCAGCTTATGTCGAAAATAAGAAGGGTGAAATGCAAATTTTATCAACAGCACCTCAATATGCTCCTGTGGCGGAGTCAATGGTTTCAAAAGATTCAGCCATGATACCAACCCACTTTTATAACCCTGAATATACAAATCCTGCGCTGATGCAGCTTGCAGAATTTATAGGGGGCTGTGGTGCCGGACGATTTTATATGAGCATCGAACCCAATGGGGATATTTACCCCTGTGTATTTTTCCCTCATAAAGAAGAAGTTAAGCTCGGCAATTTAATGGATAACAATTTTGAAGATATATGGATGAATAATAACGTTCTGCATCAACTCAGAGATAAAGAAATACTTGAAGGGCAATGTGGGGAATGTAATTCCAGGCATATCTGCGGGGGCTGCAGGGCAAGAGCATATAATTACTTTGATGACATTTTAGCACCGGATCCTGGATGTATAAATAATCAGAAAGAGTGGAAAACTCTTAAAGACAGAATATCCATTGAAACTCACGAAAGTCATCATGAAAATTTGATATTAAAAATGGAGACCAAAAAACATGAATAG
- the radB gene encoding DNA repair and recombination protein RadB codes for MNTLSDLTKNGNIALECSIDSIIGGGIEKGTITQFYGPPGSGKTNIALKMLVQCAKNGKKAVFIDTEGGLSIERMKQISRDQFDDIAGNIIILEPTTFEEQYEAIKKIEHSLKSGEKDIDLIILDSAVALYRLKDGGQTEINRDLSKQMGLLSMIARKYDIAVVVTNHIYSIFDEEGAIEPIGGTILKYWSKIIIELVKDENGERFAILKRHRSKPDGLKVKFEIVNSGLR; via the coding sequence GTGAATACATTATCTGACCTAACAAAAAACGGTAATATAGCACTAGAATGCTCAATAGACTCCATAATTGGAGGAGGAATTGAAAAAGGAACCATTACCCAATTTTATGGCCCTCCCGGATCTGGAAAAACCAACATAGCATTGAAAATGCTGGTCCAATGTGCAAAAAATGGAAAAAAAGCAGTATTTATTGATACAGAAGGTGGACTTTCCATTGAAAGGATGAAACAGATTTCTAGAGATCAATTTGATGATATAGCAGGGAATATAATAATTCTTGAACCTACAACCTTTGAGGAACAATATGAAGCAATAAAAAAGATAGAACACAGTCTAAAATCCGGAGAAAAGGATATAGATCTAATAATTTTAGATTCTGCAGTTGCTCTATACAGGTTAAAAGATGGAGGGCAAACTGAGATCAATAGAGATCTTAGCAAACAAATGGGACTCCTCTCAATGATTGCAAGGAAATATGATATTGCAGTAGTTGTAACAAATCATATATATTCCATTTTTGATGAAGAAGGAGCAATAGAACCCATAGGTGGAACCATCCTAAAATACTGGAGTAAAATTATAATTGAACTTGTAAAAGATGAAAATGGAGAACGATTTGCCATATTAAAAAGACATAGAAGTAAACCAGACGGACTTAAGGTTAAATTTGAAATTGTTAATAGTGGGTTAAGATAA
- a CDS encoding flavin reductase family protein — MAKVKTGILPFPVPICIAGTMINGKANYATYGSFGLLSPRPEMYIYIGSQGSRYTNTGIKENRYFSVNIPSEKQMQKTDYVGLVSGRNTNKSTIFNSFFGAVDTAPMIEECPVNILCKLVKTADLPNREIFFGEVLESYVNEECMTDGILDFEKINPLLFTMNGPGNASYWKLGKIIGAAYKEGKTILKSR, encoded by the coding sequence ATGGCAAAAGTTAAAACTGGAATTTTACCTTTTCCAGTACCTATTTGTATTGCAGGCACGATGATAAATGGTAAGGCCAATTACGCGACTTATGGATCATTTGGACTTCTATCACCACGGCCTGAGATGTATATCTATATTGGCTCCCAAGGATCACGCTATACAAATACTGGCATAAAAGAGAATAGATACTTCAGCGTGAACATACCTTCAGAGAAGCAGATGCAAAAAACTGATTATGTAGGACTTGTTTCAGGACGTAATACCAATAAATCCACCATATTCAACTCGTTTTTCGGCGCTGTAGACACGGCACCAATGATAGAAGAATGTCCTGTAAACATACTCTGTAAACTTGTTAAAACAGCAGATCTCCCAAATCGAGAGATATTTTTTGGGGAAGTACTGGAATCCTACGTGAATGAAGAATGTATGACCGATGGGATACTCGACTTTGAGAAGATTAATCCTCTACTGTTTACAATGAACGGACCTGGAAACGCGTCGTACTGGAAACTAGGAAAAATTATTGGTGCGGCATACAAAGAAGGAAAAACCATCCTAAAATCACGATAA
- a CDS encoding pyridoxal phosphate-dependent aminotransferase: MISPKKYARAAKRLPKGFKTVNEFFNYVYHDEEMIWMGQNTNHLHEENDIMYSMLDSVKNKDYCKYPPPEGFPELKDLILKDLDLTKGHDIFVSAGGTESLYLCMNDILESTDNVITSDPGYLIIDNFASRFADHVTSIPIYNEKCGYKMTPELVRENMDENTKLVSLIDPLNPLGTCYTKEEIKEFADMAIDNDLYLLHDITYRDFAREHHLAAKYAPEHTITTYSFSKIYGMAGLRIGAFISTPEIVTSAKSIVINDLGTNVVAQMGALAALKSKSTWLDRIRDTTRGNQKIIKQAVDNVEGAFLPVYPSDGNMFVIDLYETGVEPIDVAEFLLERKIFAREGNYTSKLFGHRYLRVSFSIPRAGVEKFAVDFQDAMEALRPK; the protein is encoded by the coding sequence ATGATTTCACCGAAAAAATATGCAAGAGCTGCAAAAAGACTGCCGAAAGGCTTTAAAACGGTTAATGAGTTCTTTAACTACGTCTATCATGATGAAGAAATGATATGGATGGGTCAAAATACGAACCATCTCCATGAAGAAAATGATATCATGTATTCAATGCTTGATAGCGTTAAGAATAAAGATTACTGCAAATATCCCCCACCAGAAGGGTTCCCTGAGCTTAAAGATTTAATTCTTAAAGATTTAGATCTAACCAAGGGTCACGATATTTTTGTGTCTGCGGGAGGTACAGAATCACTTTACCTCTGTATGAACGACATACTGGAATCCACAGATAATGTTATAACCAGTGACCCCGGGTATCTTATCATAGATAACTTTGCAAGCAGGTTTGCCGATCATGTGACTTCAATTCCGATATACAACGAGAAATGCGGTTACAAAATGACCCCCGAACTCGTAAGGGAAAATATGGATGAGAATACAAAACTTGTATCTCTTATAGATCCTCTTAACCCGCTTGGAACCTGTTACACCAAAGAAGAGATCAAAGAATTTGCAGATATGGCAATTGACAATGACCTGTATTTGCTCCATGATATAACATACAGAGATTTTGCAAGGGAACATCATCTGGCAGCAAAATATGCTCCAGAACATACTATAACTACTTACAGTTTCTCTAAAATATATGGAATGGCAGGGTTACGTATAGGGGCTTTCATAAGCACTCCTGAAATTGTAACTTCTGCTAAAAGTATAGTTATAAACGACCTTGGAACAAACGTGGTTGCTCAAATGGGTGCTCTCGCGGCACTAAAATCCAAGTCAACATGGCTTGACCGCATTAGAGATACCACAAGGGGAAACCAGAAAATTATCAAACAGGCCGTTGACAATGTTGAAGGTGCCTTTTTACCAGTGTACCCTTCAGATGGAAACATGTTTGTAATTGACCTGTATGAAACAGGCGTTGAGCCAATTGATGTCGCGGAATTCTTACTTGAGAGGAAAATCTTTGCAAGGGAAGGTAACTACACAAGTAAATTATTTGGTCACAGATATCTAAGAGTAAGCTTTTCAATACCTAGAGCTGGCGTTGAAAAATTTGCAGTGGATTTCCAGGATGCAATGGAAGCTTTAAGACCTAAATAA